Proteins found in one Ovis aries strain OAR_USU_Benz2616 breed Rambouillet chromosome 19, ARS-UI_Ramb_v3.0, whole genome shotgun sequence genomic segment:
- the CFAP100 gene encoding cilia- and flagella-associated protein 100 isoform X3 produces MSENLPPVVSKSVTFNKHGPESMDNSSSVTEEKKHAKKGKASKNVPDQPANPFHMSGDVDFFLLREQERNKSLLDREQKKQLRVHEKMTYSSKVSAKHTSLRRELQLEDEAQDQEERAEQLRSFHEQVAWKLAMTREKKLEPSNINSYVDQNRQMFLIQYALDMKRSEIQRLERLAAQEEAELERAEKFLEKDAALFDEFLRENDRSSVQALRTADKESKAKMEKILEIRELTTQIMNIKSEISKFEDMLQQYKVYKDFLYKLSPREWLEEQEKKRSALRRAKEVVEAFKESLRLSSVGDKGLETKGRLSSREGQSPRKPAKLLQVIRLHQALSTTASQQQGTLPSVPSRVESKRSSSTLPGQDDLDSDDGEELELYFTDPQQLLDIFTKLEEQNLSLVQNTQEMEEALEELSFTLKNTQTRISRESACSAGAALGQEDPLEEEMAPHSSALAWRIPWTEEPGGLQSTGSQSPTRLEGPGSEPAEAVDHHADDVHHQGGGDGRGAGAQSPRLPFWRVQG; encoded by the exons ATGTCCGAGAACCTGCCTCCTGTGGTCTCCAAGAGCGTAACTTTCAACA AGCATGGCCCAGAATCCATGGAtaatagttcttcagtcactgaaGAAAAGAAGCATGCGAAAAAAGGCAAAG CGTCCAAGAATGTTCCTGACCAGCCAGCGAATCCTTTCCACATGTCCGGGGACGTGGACTTCTTCTTGCTCAGAGAACAGGAGCGGAACAAGTCTCTCTTG GACCGTGAGCAGAAGAAGCAGCTGCGGGTGCATGAGAAGATGACCTACTCGTCTAAGGTGTCTGCCAAGCACACCAGCCTGCGCCGCGAGCTGCAGCTGGAGGACGAGGCACAGGACCAGGAGGAGCGGGCTGAGCAGCTGCGCAGCTTCCACGAGCAGGTGGCCTGGAAGCTCGCCATGACCCGAG AAAAGAAGCTGGAGCCCAGCAACATCAACAGCTATGTGGACCAGAACCGGCAGATGTTTCTCATCCAG TACGCCCTGGATATGAAGCGGAGCGAGATCCAGCGCCTGGAGAGGCTGGCGGCCCAGGAGGAAGCCGAGCTGGAGCGGGCGGAGAAGTTCCTGGAGAAGGACGCAGCCCTGTTCGATGAGTTTCTCAGGGAGAACGACCGCAGCTCCGTGCAGGCGCTGAGAAC ggctgaCAAAGAGTCCAAagccaagatggagaagatccTGGAGATTCGTGAGCTGACCACCCAGATCATGAACATCAAGAG CGAAATCTCCAAGTTTGAGGACATGCTGCAGCAGTACAAGGTCTATAAGGACTTCCTGTACAAGCTGTCGCCCAGGGAGTGGCTggaggagcaggagaagaagcgcTCTGCTCTCAGACGGGCCAAGGAGGTGGTGGAGGCCTTCAAGGAGAGCCTGCGGCTGTCCTCGGTGGGGGACAAAG GACTGGAGACCAAGGGCAGGCTGAGCTCCAGAG AGGGGCAGAGCCCCAggaagcctgccaagctcctgcaAGTGATTCGGCTGCACCAGGCACTGTCCACCACCGCCAGCCAGCAGCAGGGCACCCTGCCCAGCGTGCCCAGTAGGGTGGAGTCCAAAAG GTCCAGCTCCACCCTCCCTGGGCAGGACGACCTCGACAGCGACGATGGGGAG GAGCTGGAGCTATACTTCACAGATCCGCAGCAGCTCCTCGACATCTTCACAAAGCTGGAGGAGCAGAACCTGTCCCTGGTCCAGAACacccaggagatggaggaggccctggaggagCTGAGCTTCACCCTGAAGAACACTCAGACCCGCAT cagtagagaatctgcctgcagtgcaggagctgccctgggtcaggaagatcccctggaggaggaaatggcaccccactccagtgctcttgcctggagaatcccatggacggaggagcctggtgggctgcagtccacggggtcgcagagtccgacacgactggaG
- the CFAP100 gene encoding cilia- and flagella-associated protein 100 isoform X4, with protein MSENLPPVVSKSVTFNKHGPESMDNSSSVTEEKKHAKKGKASKNVPDQPANPFHMSGDVDFFLLREQERNKSLLDREQKKQLRVHEKMTYSSKVSAKHTSLRRELQLEDEAQDQEERAEQLRSFHEQVAWKLAMTREKKLEPSNINSYVDQNRQMFLIQYALDMKRSEIQRLERLAAQEEAELERAEKFLEKDAALFDEFLRENDRSSVQALRTADKESKAKMEKILEIRELTTQIMNIKSEISKFEDMLQQYKVYKDFLYKLSPREWLEEQEKKRSALRRAKEVVEAFKESLRLSSVGDKGLETKGRLSSREGQSPRKPAKLLQVIRLHQALSTTASQQQGTLPSVPSRVESKRSSSTLPGQDDLDSDDGEELELYFTDPQQLLDIFTKLEEQNLSLVQNTQEMEEALEELSFTLKNTQTRIRESACSAGAALGQEDPLEEEMAPHSSALAWRIPWTEEPGGLQSTGSQSPTRLEGPGSEPAEAVDHHADDVHHQGGGDGRGAGAQSPRLPFWRVQG; from the exons ATGTCCGAGAACCTGCCTCCTGTGGTCTCCAAGAGCGTAACTTTCAACA AGCATGGCCCAGAATCCATGGAtaatagttcttcagtcactgaaGAAAAGAAGCATGCGAAAAAAGGCAAAG CGTCCAAGAATGTTCCTGACCAGCCAGCGAATCCTTTCCACATGTCCGGGGACGTGGACTTCTTCTTGCTCAGAGAACAGGAGCGGAACAAGTCTCTCTTG GACCGTGAGCAGAAGAAGCAGCTGCGGGTGCATGAGAAGATGACCTACTCGTCTAAGGTGTCTGCCAAGCACACCAGCCTGCGCCGCGAGCTGCAGCTGGAGGACGAGGCACAGGACCAGGAGGAGCGGGCTGAGCAGCTGCGCAGCTTCCACGAGCAGGTGGCCTGGAAGCTCGCCATGACCCGAG AAAAGAAGCTGGAGCCCAGCAACATCAACAGCTATGTGGACCAGAACCGGCAGATGTTTCTCATCCAG TACGCCCTGGATATGAAGCGGAGCGAGATCCAGCGCCTGGAGAGGCTGGCGGCCCAGGAGGAAGCCGAGCTGGAGCGGGCGGAGAAGTTCCTGGAGAAGGACGCAGCCCTGTTCGATGAGTTTCTCAGGGAGAACGACCGCAGCTCCGTGCAGGCGCTGAGAAC ggctgaCAAAGAGTCCAAagccaagatggagaagatccTGGAGATTCGTGAGCTGACCACCCAGATCATGAACATCAAGAG CGAAATCTCCAAGTTTGAGGACATGCTGCAGCAGTACAAGGTCTATAAGGACTTCCTGTACAAGCTGTCGCCCAGGGAGTGGCTggaggagcaggagaagaagcgcTCTGCTCTCAGACGGGCCAAGGAGGTGGTGGAGGCCTTCAAGGAGAGCCTGCGGCTGTCCTCGGTGGGGGACAAAG GACTGGAGACCAAGGGCAGGCTGAGCTCCAGAG AGGGGCAGAGCCCCAggaagcctgccaagctcctgcaAGTGATTCGGCTGCACCAGGCACTGTCCACCACCGCCAGCCAGCAGCAGGGCACCCTGCCCAGCGTGCCCAGTAGGGTGGAGTCCAAAAG GTCCAGCTCCACCCTCCCTGGGCAGGACGACCTCGACAGCGACGATGGGGAG GAGCTGGAGCTATACTTCACAGATCCGCAGCAGCTCCTCGACATCTTCACAAAGCTGGAGGAGCAGAACCTGTCCCTGGTCCAGAACacccaggagatggaggaggccctggaggagCTGAGCTTCACCCTGAAGAACACTCAGACCCGCAT tagagaatctgcctgcagtgcaggagctgccctgggtcaggaagatcccctggaggaggaaatggcaccccactccagtgctcttgcctggagaatcccatggacggaggagcctggtgggctgcagtccacggggtcgcagagtccgacacgactggaG